Within Rhipicephalus microplus isolate Deutch F79 chromosome 9, USDA_Rmic, whole genome shotgun sequence, the genomic segment TTGAACGTCCATGTTTGTCATTCCTTTTCCGGCCTTGTCTTATTTTGTTCAAGATGCGTTGTAGCATAGCTTTTGTGCATTTATAAAATGAAGCACTTAATTTCTCGCACTGTCTGAAAAGTTTCAACACTTTGACATTCCACGTGGCTGCAAGCAGACAGCAGCCTATCAAGACCACATGGTACACTAGAACCAATTGACTGTAAATGACAAAGTATTTAAAAAGAGTGGACCAAAAAATTTAACAAAGGAAAGACTGAAGAGAGTCATATGTTATATGCCATCTAGCACTGATCACAATACTTGAAATAATTTAAAAGCAGgttctgaaagaaaaaagaggggggggggggggagcatgggCTTGGGGGGAGGCACAGGAGACTAAAGGAAGGTGGAGACCGAAGTTTGGATTCAGATCCAGCACTTATGAAGAGAAGACCGTGGGTCCTTGTTCTTAACAGAGGGTATGCTTACGTGAGGAGCTGTAGAAGAGGAAGGGGTTGTGATGCTAGCCGTCAAAGCAGTGGAGGAAGAGCAGCTCAGTGTGTCGTCGCCACATGGTGAAGTCAattgtgaactagaatccccttcGGGAAGCAGCCTGGTGACTGGCGTAGGGGGCTGCACTATGGCAACCACCTGAGGAGGGCCACTGCTTTGCAAGGGTGGCAACAACGTGGGCTCGTGCTCCTCCACAGGGCTCGGTGCCAGATGACCAGCAGTGGCAGCCTGAAACTACAACCAGCCTAAACAACTGCAAACATAGTTTTTATCCTGCATGCACATGGTACAAGGCTGTCACGACTTTTAAATAGGAATCCAAACCAAGAATGCAGCAACATAATAATAAGAACTCTAGATGGCGCTCTTTATGCATAGTGATCAACAGTAAGACGCCACGTAGCGTTGATGCACTATGACCAGGCCAACAGCACTGATTCCAAGTTCGACACGCCCAGGAAGGTTATACTGGAACTTCTGGAGTGGCAGTGCCACATACCCGATCGAAGTGAAGCTGCAGGGGCCATATTGCTCAGGCAGGAGGCGGCGAGTGCCTTGTACTGCAGGTTTGCTACTGCGCTTGCGGCCATGCATTCTGCTGTAGCAATGAAAGTGCCTCTCTTTACTTTTCTTAGGAGGCGAGGAACCCTTGGAGTGACTTTAACACATAGCCGACTCATTTTTCCGTTGGCACATACTCTTTTAAGGGTGTTAAAAATAGTACACTGCAGTTGTCTCGCTTGCCTCATTGCAGACGTACCACGTGAGAAAATACAATGAAATTAAATTTATGAAAGGGCATCTAGCACTTCTGCCCATGCCCAAGTCAACATCTGCAAAAACATTATGGCACACAAGGTGTACATACTCTTAAAATAGACATGCTGTCAACCATTATGAAACACTTCTGCCATGTTCTTAATAAACTCAAACGATTCGGAGGTGAAGCCATCCACCGCCTTTACGAATCACGAAGAGCGTGTTGGTTTGGTACAGCATTGCTGAGCTTCACTCGCACGTGCTTGGCGAATAATAGTGCAGCGTCAGTGAAAATACTCTTAACTCTGGGTAATATTTATACGTCTGTTCATAAACTCCTTTGAGGAGCTACTGGATATCCGGAAAAAAATGATGCTTGGAAAATATGCAATCCAATCTCAGATAAAAGATCCTGTTCTTTTAGCTGGTCAACCAAATTCTGAGAAGCATCAATATGGTTTGAAAGTCTCTATTTGTTCTGCTACAATGCCTGAGCCCTGTTTCTCAGCTGATGTACTTCGTTTGGCTATTCATGCGCTTTCTGCCTGTGACAATCCTTCGCGGGTGAAATTTCTAGccggtgtaaggcaggggggagGAAATACTGCAGCTCCATCAATCACAGGAGGCAAAGGCGTTTCCTGGCTTTATGGAGaagctcgcttttttttcttctacgtaAAAAGAGGCCTTTCACAACAGAGTGAGAAATTTTAGCATTCGAAACACAGTGCATATGAAAGTATAAGAAACTAAAATCCCAGAAATGCACATTTATTACTTTTCAGAAACGAAGCACTCACTTGTACGAAAGGTATTCATTGGCTTTTGTATAAAAACGCCGGACATGTACGCTGTGAATACAGTTACTGCCAGTTTTTTTTGCCAGTCCTATCAAAGCAGTATGCTTCGAAGTGCACTGAACATACAAGACATCATTATTTTTGCGCATTCAACCTTCTCGCCTCACGGCGTGATCCTATGTACTATGCGATCCAGCGTCCTTGGAAAATTTAAAAACTTACAAAAATATGTTGCACAGTGTCTCTATGGCACCCGCACGCAAAAGAAAATTATTTGCACACGCGAATGCATTCGCAGTTGGCAACATATGTGAGAGAAAGGGAGTAAAAAATGCCTGGTAACTCGCGGAAAGTTATGCCCGGTGTTTACTTCACGAGATTTGTGCAGCCATATGCTGTACAAGTGCCCACCACTGTCCAGACAACTATCACAGTTGACTTTCACAGCCGCCTTGTTCAATTAGAGGCACCGCACGCAGCatcaccatcacaaaaataacgCAGAAGTCACATATGATGGCACGAGCCACAATGCACCCGTCCGCTTTTTGCCCGGAGCAATATGGCAGCGCGTCGGCATCGTCCGCGGAGCTCTTCCGCCACTTCTTAAGTTTTAGTATAACTTCCTTGGGCCTGCCTCCACTTTTTCTATCCCTACCAGCGTCCTTTGTCTAAAATGGCACAAACACCTTGGTAACTCCAAGAGGCAGAAGCCCCGTCTCGGATTGCAGGACTGCTGTATGCTTAAGTCAGGACTATTTCAGCAGTGATGGCAAGGGCTGTAGATCTACCAAGTGACTAATACACTTAAACCttgatagaataaacatggatacaacaaagtaaatgaaaaatagtctagCAAGAGGTACAGTGTTAAAAATATATACCTTCATAAAGAATTTTCAAATATAACAagcttattttcatgtaagatgcagcTTTGTTATGATGCAGTTTTAGTGTACTTGACAACAGCTGAAACCACAATTTTCAGAACATCAAGGATTGCTGCACATGATGGACACAAATCTGTAACATGTTAAaaaactgaaatgaaaaaaattgttctaCAATCTTGTGCTTTAACTCTGtcttaaaaaaaacaattaacCATTGGATTATTTAGACACTGATGCGGTTCCCCAAGAAAAAGGAACCTGCCAGGGCTGCTATCGGTGCTGCTTGCATCATACACAATGAAATAGTTGCACATGCTTGTCATAAAGGCACGAGGCAGGTGCAAAACGTCAGAATGCGGCGATGGTGCGCGGGGCCATGGTGGTATGCATTCTTGCCCCATCCATGTATACTATAGGATTGCCTGAAGGAAAGCACCCGGAAGATGAGGTGTCGCTGTACTGTAGAGCTGCGAAGATCAGGGAAGTGAGTGTCGCTGCATCAACGAAAGCCACCCGAGAGTGGCCATCTACCTTGGAAGACCCGAGTGAAGCTGCCCGGATTCGCCGCTCTTTTGCATAGCATGTCCCGGTGGGCCTACAGCTCTTCTACTGCACACCACGATGGTGGCGACTCATACCACGGTCATCGGAGTACCCCATCATCTGTTGGGCCTAACCTGGCTAGGCCAAAGACAACAAAGACGACCGGGACACCGTCGATAAAGACAAGTGGCTCGTTAGGCGGAAGCAGCCAACGGCGGCCTTGCAAAGGATGTGAACAACAGACCTGATGAACTGTCGACAAGGCAATGACACGAAGTCGACGCGGCCAACTGTAAGAACATTTGGGTACCAAGACTTGGCTATATACTGGTTAGGGCTAGAGGCGACCCTAACTTAACTTGTAAGATTAGTCTTGGGTTCCCCCTTGAGCTACATTAATTTTGAATGTGTGTTTCCTCGTTACGTTGAGTGTATAAAGTGTACTTGTCTGGCCTCTCCCGTCTGTCTCTCTCTCAATCCAATCCTTAGCAAGCATTCCAAGATAATCCTGACATCAATCGGCGAGCTTGCCCAGATTTTTCTATTGACCCAGTCACGTACCGCCGATGATTGCTGGGATGGATTGTGAGAAGTTGGCGGTCATGACCAAGGGCTTAGACTTGAGGAGCAAGGAGGAAACAAATTTTTCGAGAATGCGGAGTGTGTTGAACAAGAGAAAGCACGTGCAAAGAAGATATTCTCGAGCTTATGTTGAGATTGGTGGAAATAAATGCTGCCCTATGTAATGACACTAGTAGCGCGAGTATTCCCACGGCGGCGGCTACCTTGCCGGTTCCCAGGCCACAGATGATTTGCTCAAGAAAGGACACGGTGTGCCCTTTGATGAGCGAAGGGATGACCTGGATGCTTGTTTGCATCGTTTTGAAAGGACTGCGATATGGAAAGACTGGGAAATAAGCGAGTGGGTCAGTGCCTTGAGTCTGACATTAAATGTGTTTGGACGCATGCCTGCACAAGAGTCGCTTGATTACGATCTAGTCAAGAAAACTTGATCTGAAAGGTTCCAGCTAACATCCAAGGGTTAACGAGAAAGGTTCAGGACATATAAGCCTGGAGATTCCGAAACTGGAAAGCAGCTTGTGTGCCAGCTAGGTAAATATTTGGATTGCTGGATTGAAATACGGAGAAAACTTATAAAGGGGTTTGTTCCTGATCCCGGTGTAGCAGCAAGTTGGTTGTATTTTCGAAAGAAAAAGAGCTACACACAACATAGGACATGGCAAAACATGCAGAGCTGTATTTAGAAGCTCAAGAGACTCTCGAAAAACGGGCGAGCGGAAACCCTGAGAGGGGAGAAGTGAGGCTCCAAGGCAACAGCATAGCAGCCATGTTTGCTATGCAATCAACAAGGGTTTAAAGCCATGCATTGCCAAACGAGCAGTTGCCGAGAGGAAACGCCTGTAACATGCGAGCTACGCCAAAAAAAAAGGGAGGCATGAACATATtttaacatattttaacacagcgcacaaATAAGGAGGGACAAACCACAGTGCTGACTCGCGACTGAATTTTCATTGGAAAAGGAACACTTCAGCTTTCACAACCATGTGGCCACACTAAGGCAAAAACAAAGGCTGATGAGTGTAGGTTTAGGTCAGGCGAAAACACTGCATGTGCTGTCAGGTCGAAGAAAAGCCTGAGATTGTTAGCATAGTGTTGGCAGGAACAGTGTTAAGCCAGTGACAGAAGGGAACGGCAAACAAGTGTTGGTGGATTCTGGTGGGGATACTAAAGTAATCAGGAAAAGCCTTGTAAATAAGAAAAGCTTTGCAGAAAAACTGGGAACTGAACTGTGGTCTTTGATCCAAGAGGACATTCCCTATTTTATTGACAAAATCATAGCCAAATGCATGGAAGACCCCAATATATGGTGTCACTCCATGAAATAGGTCAGGATTGTGAAGGGTGGGCTCTGTGGCTGTGTCATCGCACGGTCCACTAACCCTTTCGTCTTCGCAATGCAGGTGCTCGCCCCTATCATCGCCCAGTTGCTGGTTCTTGCTCTGCTAGCTATCGTGCCGAGAGCGACTCGGCACCAGGTATGACACCGTCCTTCTCATGCGTGCCGCAAACGCATCCGGCTGTCCTGCAGCGCCGCCAGCAAATCACGGGACCACCGACGTCATCATCGTATCACCGCCGTCATCAACCAGTTCAACGACAGCAGCTATAAATTGTCAGCAACCACCCGTCAAGCTTTGTGGGCTCCGTGGCTGTGCCATCGCACGGTCCACTAACCCTTTCGTCTTCGCAATGCAGGTTAGTGTACCACATGACCTGTTCCCTAAACGAAATAGCAATTATTTTTTGgtacagctaccgagcccacattGCTGTTGTGCCTTTGCCATTCTATGCGTGAATGTCGCTCGTGCTCTCTTACTTCTGTCGGGGGACGTGGAATCCAATCCTGGCCCAAACTCTCTCCCTAAGGACCGTTCACCTAAAGACCCCCTCCCAGCAAGCCTTATTTTTTCCGAGTTGCAAAAGTTATCTACGGGTCAGTCTACACTGCTCGAGAAAGTGCAGGGACTTAAATCTGCGCTACTAACAACAAACAAAGCCATGGCTGATCTAACTAAACGTATTACGGAGCTTGAAGTTCACTACCAAGGTCTTGTGACACTTAAAAAGGATGTCGAAACAATTAATGGTAACACCGCAATAATGGCCCGTCAAATCTGCGACACGGAGGCGCGGGTTGATGACGCCGAAAATCGCTTCAGAAAAAATAACCTCATCTTTTACGGCCTCCCTGATCCGAACCCGTCCGAAAAATTTTCAGACTCCGAAGAAATACTTATTAACCACTGTCGCGACCACCTAAACTTAACTCTTGACCCTAAACTTATTGAACGTGCTCACCGCCTTGGTCGGCACCGGCATGATCACAAGCGGCCTATAATAGCCAAATTCACTTTTTTCAAAACCAAAGAGGAAATTCTCTCGAATGGACGCAAACTAAAAGGTACTAATTACAGTATTGGGGAAGATTTCTCTGAATCCGTTCGAAAAGCCCGAAAGCATCTTGTTGAATTTGCCCGTACGAAATCTGAGCCCTTCTCTGTGCGGTACAAGACTTTGTTTCTTGGTAAAAAAAGATACGTTTTCAACGAAAATTCCCAAACTGTAAACAAAATTTCCTAGCAATCGCCCCGTCgtccaaaaaaacaaacaaaacgtgTTAAGTTTACAACACCTAAAACAAGCCTTTCCTTTTCTGTAATCTAAACTAATATACGTAGCTTGTACCCATTttgcatatgtattacatttgttgtgtgtttcccaccccttatgtaataccccctctagggggggtctttaaggtaataaactgaagTGAAGTGAAGAGGGTATATACGCCAAGCAAGAAAATCAGgatataaaaaaagaagcaaggacAAGCCCAGATAAGTGGTCAAGGGCAAAGAGTGAGTGAATTGCCAATGTTTAGGTGTATTCTCAGAGGAGCTCGCAGAGGAAGGATAGAACCCTGAGGTATCCATAAACAAGATCAGGCACAAACCAAGAAAAAAAGGGTATAGAGAGGCAGTATCCTATGAATCAGTCAAGCATTTAATATTCTGTCACTTTTGGGAAACCGGAATTTAAATTACACAACTGATGGCGCCCGCCTGCTAGAGGCAGGTCATCCTAGAACATCATTATGCGAATGGGTTTAGATATCCAAAGAGCTTACACAGGAAATCGACTAGGAAAGCGTCTTGGCCAGACGTGCACAAAGACATAGGTCAATTTGTGAAAATAGACCAGAAAAGTTGCAAGTCAAGTGGCATTATAAGAGTGTGAAGTGGTATTGTAGAGTTTGAGGACTAAGGTGTTCTGGACCATGCACTATGAGAACAATGTCTGCGTTTTCGACGTGTTGGAGTAGTGAATTGTTGGCTAATATGATGATGACAAGGGGAAGTGTGTAGCTAGATAAGGTTATAAGCCAGCCCGTGTACGAGGAATCACAAGACGTTACCAGAAAGAAAGCCCTAAGAGAAAGAAATAGGCAGTCCTTTAACAAGAAGCAAAGAGGGTCGATGTCATGAGTAAACAGGCACGTGGCAAACATCGGAATGCAGCGATGGTGTACGAAGCCACGATGGTCTGCATACCCGCCACATCCATGTATGGTTGAAGGAAAGCACATGGCGCACGAGCCAAGCCGTGGGGCTTCGAACTGCAAAGATTAGGGAAGTCAGCATCGCTACATCGACGAAAGCAGTAGCCATCGTCCTCAGAAGACCCGAGCGAGGCTGCCTGCACTTGCTGCACCTTTTCACAGCAGTTTCTGGTGGGCCTACCGCTCTTACACTTCGCCCCAGGACAGTAGCAGCCCACACCACAGTCATCAGAGCACCCCGTCATAAGATGGGTGTAACCTGGCTAGGCTGAAGACAACAAAGAGGACTGGGATACCGTCGATGAAAACAAGCGGCT encodes:
- the LOC142771479 gene encoding uncharacterized protein LOC142771479, with translation MQVSVPHDLFPKRNSNYFLVQLPSPHCCCAFAILCVNVARALLLLSGDVESNPGPNSLPKDRSPKDPLPASLIFSELQKLSTGQSTLLEKVQGLKSALLTTNKAMADLTKRITELEVHYQGLVTLKKDVETINGNTAIMARQICDTEARVDDAENRFRKNNLIFYGLPDPNPSEKFSDSEEILINHCRDHLNLTLDPKLIERAHRLGRHRHDHKRPIIAKFTFFKTKEEILSNGRKLKGTNYSIGEDFSESVRKARKHLVEFARTKSEPFSVRYKTLFLGKKRYVFNENSQTVNKIS